In Alosa alosa isolate M-15738 ecotype Scorff River chromosome 19, AALO_Geno_1.1, whole genome shotgun sequence, a genomic segment contains:
- the LOC125284294 gene encoding uncharacterized protein LOC125284294: protein MGSGKSRGKRVAPASETDADEVNNDSEQAEGNIKSSLEPIRVQAYTNLSLANKKHPDCQSEGQNSEWSTEGELEEILAESNEQKSDLHIDSSVKKQFFSAKTFGLCNYIRVRNDKHVASTHQLPKAGLRSGSCRHALSDMSVKEQQVSNKPVGKTSWTSTSQQQDWSDSVTPGTQSKDAVLDAETCDGPSLDKSVILYDATEEDLMKNIEREFS, encoded by the exons ATGGGAAGCGGGAAAAGCAGAGGGAAAAGGGTTGCACCTGCGTCTGAAACCGACGCTGACGAGGTTAATAATGATTCTGAACAAGCCGAGGGGAACATCAAAAGTTCGTTAGAACCCATTAGAGTTCAGGCATACACTAACTTAAGTTTGGCTAATAAAAAGCATCCCGACTGTCAGAGCGAAGGGCAAAATTCCGAATGGTCCACAGAAGGTGAGCTGGAGGAAATCCTTGCAGAATCAAACGAACAGAAAAGTGATCTACACATAGACAGTTCTGTTAAGAAACAGTTCTTCAGCGCAAAAACATTTGGCTTGTGTAATTACATACGGGTGCGAAATGATAAACATGTGGCCTCAACTCACCAATTGCCAAAAGCCGGACTCCGCAGTGGGTCGTGCCGTCACGCACTATCTGATATGAGCGTAAAAGAGCAACAAGTCTCCAACAAGCCTGTGGGGAAAACCTCATGGACCAGCACGAGTCAACAGCAA GATTGGTCGGACAGCGTGACTCCAGGAACTCAATCCAAAGATGCTGTCTT agaTGCAGAGACATGTGATGGTCCATCACTCGACAAGTCTGTCATTTTATATGACGCCACAGAAGAGGACCTCATGAAAAACATTGAAAGGGAATTTAGTTAA